The proteins below come from a single Pseudarthrobacter sp. SSS035 genomic window:
- the cobA gene encoding uroporphyrinogen-III C-methyltransferase has product MAIQDIYPTALRLLGRPVLVVGGGPVAARRAKGLLDAGARVTVVAPVASAALRELADAGLLTWAPRTYLPSDVDGVWFVQTATGDPAVDTQVSADAEAQRIWCVNASDHEASAAWTPAVAVVDDVQIAVNAGGDPRRAMALRNAVATALETGDLPLRRKRAHRGSVALVGGGPGDTGLITVRGRRLLGQADVVVADRLGPRELLNELAPDVRVIEVGKTPGHHPVPQSEINRILVDEALEGHRVVRLKGGDPYVLGRGGEEAEYCRQHGVEVEVVSGVTSAISVPAAAGIPVTHRGLAKGFSVVTGHEELSEVPARADHTIILLMGVAALRDSAAALAGAGLPQDTPVGIVENGYLPNQRVTIGTLGSIADQAEATGVANPAVIVIGDVVRVSPFAPSHFRTADYSTTTPNSPRTTARALTT; this is encoded by the coding sequence ATGGCAATTCAGGATATTTACCCCACAGCACTGCGGCTGCTCGGCCGTCCCGTGCTGGTGGTGGGCGGCGGCCCCGTGGCAGCCCGCCGCGCCAAGGGCCTGCTCGACGCCGGTGCGCGGGTCACCGTCGTGGCTCCCGTTGCCTCCGCCGCGCTCCGCGAACTGGCCGACGCCGGCCTCCTCACCTGGGCGCCGCGCACCTACCTTCCGTCCGACGTCGACGGCGTCTGGTTCGTCCAGACGGCCACCGGCGATCCCGCCGTGGACACCCAGGTGTCGGCCGACGCCGAGGCGCAGCGCATCTGGTGCGTCAACGCCTCCGACCATGAAGCCTCAGCCGCGTGGACGCCCGCCGTCGCCGTGGTGGATGACGTACAGATCGCCGTGAACGCCGGGGGAGACCCGCGCCGCGCCATGGCCCTGCGCAACGCCGTTGCCACCGCACTCGAAACCGGGGACCTCCCGCTCCGCCGGAAGCGTGCCCACCGCGGCTCCGTGGCCCTGGTGGGTGGCGGGCCCGGCGACACCGGCCTCATCACCGTCCGCGGCCGCCGGCTCCTGGGCCAGGCCGACGTCGTAGTGGCAGACCGCCTCGGCCCGCGCGAACTGCTTAACGAACTTGCGCCCGACGTCCGCGTCATCGAGGTGGGCAAGACCCCCGGCCATCATCCCGTTCCGCAGTCCGAGATCAACCGCATCCTTGTGGACGAAGCCCTGGAGGGGCACCGCGTGGTCCGGCTCAAGGGCGGCGATCCGTACGTCCTGGGCCGCGGCGGCGAGGAGGCCGAATACTGCCGGCAGCACGGCGTCGAGGTGGAAGTGGTTTCCGGCGTGACGTCCGCGATCTCCGTCCCGGCCGCCGCCGGCATCCCGGTGACGCACCGCGGCCTGGCCAAGGGCTTCAGTGTGGTCACCGGCCATGAGGAGCTGTCCGAGGTCCCCGCCCGGGCAGATCACACCATCATCCTGCTGATGGGCGTGGCCGCACTTCGGGATTCGGCCGCTGCCCTGGCCGGCGCCGGTTTGCCTCAGGACACTCCAGTTGGCATCGTTGAGAACGGCTATCTGCCGAATCAGCGCGTGACGATCGGCACGCTCGGTTCCATCGCCGACCAGGCGGAAGCCACCGGCGTCGCAAATCCTGCCGTGATTGTGATCGGTGACGTTGTCCGCGTCAGCCCGTTCGCGCCGTCGCACTTCAGGACAGCGGACTACAGCACCACCACCCCGAACAGCCCCCGCACCACCGCAAGAGCCCTCACCACCTAG
- a CDS encoding TetR/AcrR family transcriptional regulator: MSRPYADVGRTGQKRRTLDALVAAARQLVADGAAPTVDDAALLAGVARSTAYRYFPGQRELLAAAHPETAATSLLPENPPADVAERLDAVVGEFTRMILETEAQQRTMLRLSLEQTADERRSLPLRQGRAIVWIAEALSPLQGQMAEKDIHRLILAIRSATGIESLVWLTDIGGLSRDEAVASQRWTARALLQQALQHGAPPAED, translated from the coding sequence ATGTCAAGACCCTACGCAGACGTCGGCCGCACGGGCCAGAAACGCCGCACCCTTGATGCGCTGGTTGCTGCGGCGCGCCAGCTAGTGGCGGATGGCGCCGCGCCTACAGTGGACGACGCCGCGCTGTTGGCCGGGGTTGCCCGCAGCACGGCGTACCGGTACTTTCCGGGGCAGCGGGAGCTGCTGGCCGCCGCCCATCCGGAAACCGCCGCCACGTCGTTGCTGCCCGAGAATCCGCCGGCCGACGTCGCGGAGCGGCTGGACGCCGTCGTGGGGGAGTTCACCCGGATGATCCTCGAGACTGAAGCGCAGCAGCGGACCATGCTGAGGCTCTCACTGGAGCAGACGGCTGACGAGCGCCGCAGCCTGCCCCTGCGCCAGGGCCGGGCCATCGTTTGGATCGCCGAGGCACTGTCGCCGCTCCAGGGTCAGATGGCGGAGAAGGACATCCATCGGCTGATCCTGGCAATCCGCAGCGCCACCGGCATCGAATCGCTGGTCTGGCTGACGGACATCGGCGGCCTGAGCCGCGACGAGGCCGTGGCCTCCCAGCGTTGGACCGCCCGAGCCCTTCTCCAGCAGGCTTTGCAGCACGGAGCTCCGCCCGCTGAGGACTAG